In a single window of the Zea mays cultivar B73 chromosome 5, Zm-B73-REFERENCE-NAM-5.0, whole genome shotgun sequence genome:
- the LOC100284852 gene encoding glycosyltransferase yields MKQPRGRQEPRRVGNAAMVVTMVVSLCVLTYIKARYCSNPFPKAVAEVEVDEDYDSTRYKLTGPVGEEDFDPSRPTCYNTSKRSERCAAVGDIRVDGNHSRIYISPLSREWRTKPYARRHDAVAMDDVREFTLVPFGGPNDTAVPPLCTRTHSVPGFLFSSGGFAGNLYHDYADVLVPLFASTNHLGGEVQFLLADIKDWWADKFRPLFRQLSRYDVIDVNNDREVHCFPRIIIGSTFHRAMGIDPSRSPGGVTVADFKRLLRRAFRLERAVASRSGAPRRRDRPRLLIISRKSSRRFVNERAMARAAAAARFDVRIAEPDNHTDMPNFARLVNSADVMMGVHGAGLTNMVFLPSRAVLVQVVPFGGLEWLTRVTFKDPARDMDVTYMEYNVSLEESSLRDLYPEDHFYLKHPYDVHKKGWDAIKTVYLDKQNVRLNLTRFTRTLEQARDLLPTP; encoded by the exons ATGAAGCAGCCGAGGGGCCGGCAGGAGCCGCGCCGGGTGGGCAACGCCGCCATGGTCGTCACCATGGTCGTCTCCCTCTGCGTCCTCACGTACATCAAGGCGCGATACTGCTCCAACCCTTTCC CCAAggcggtggcggaggtggaggtggaCGAGGACTACGACAGCACGCGGTACAAGCTGACGGGCCCCGTGGGCGAGGAGGACTTCGACCCGTCCCGCCCCACCTGCTACAACACCAGCAAGCGGTCGGAGCGGTGCGCCGCCGTGGGCGACATCCGCGTGGACGGCAACCACTCGCGGATCTACATCAGCCCGCTGTCCCGCGAGTGGCGGACCAAGCCGTACGCGCGGCGGCACGACGCCGTGGCCATGGACGACGTGCGCGAGTTCACGCTGGTCCCCTTCGGCGGCCCCAACGACACGGCCGTGCCGCCGCTCTGCACGCGCACCCACTCCGTCCCGGGCTTCCTCTTCTCCAGCGGCGGGTTCGCGGGCAACCTGTACCACGACTACGCCGACGTGCTGGTGCCGCTCTTCGCCAGCACCAACCACCTGGGCGGGGAGGTCCAGTTCCTGCTGGCCGACATCAAGGACTGGTGGGCCGACAAGTTCCGCCCGCTCTTCCGCCAGCTCTCCCGCTACGACGTCATCGACGTGAACAACGACCGCGAGGTGCACTGCTTCCCGCGGATCATCATCGGCTCCACCTTCCACCGCGCCATGGGCATCGACCCCTCGCGCTCGCCCGGCGGCGTCACGGTGGCCGACTTCAAGCGCCTGCTCCGCCGCGCGTTCCGGCTGGAGCGCGCCGTCGCGTCGCGGTCGGGGGCGCCCCGGCGCCGGGACCGGCCCCGCCTCCTCATCATCTCGCGCAAGAGCTCGCGCCGCTTCGTCAACGAGCGCGCCATGGCGCGCGCCGCGGCGGCCGCCCGGTTCGACGTGCGGATCGCCGAGCCCGACAACCACACGGACATGCCCAACTTCGCGAGGCTGGTGAACTCGGCGGACGTGATGATGGGCGTGCACGGCGCCGGGCTCACCAACATGGTGTTCCTGCCCAGCCGCGCCGTGCTGGTGCAGGTGGTGCCGTTCGGCGGGCTGGAGTGGCTCACCCGCGTCACCTTCAAGGACCCCGCAAGGGACATGGACGTCACGTACATGGAGTACAACGTGTCGCTGGAGGAGAGCTCGCTCAGGGACCTCTACCCGGAGGACCACTTCTACCTGAAGCACCCCTACGACGTGCACAAGAAGGGGTGGGACGCCATCAAGACGGTGTACCTGGACAAGCAGAACGTCAGGCTCAACCTCACCAGGTTCACCAGGACGCTGGAGCAGGCGCGAGATCTCTTGCCGACGCCATGA